A genomic window from Algoriphagus sp. Y33 includes:
- a CDS encoding Gfo/Idh/MocA family protein, whose product MKEKKHIRIGLIGTGLMGRIHTNGYKRVPDFFPEYEYVPVLQACCSRRADKAQAFADQWGYKSVETDWRELLKRDDIDAVDICTPNDTHSEIAIAAAEAGKMILCEKPLARTVAEAEGMVKAVEKAGVKNTVWYNYRRVPAVTLAKQIVTSGKLGKIFHYRANFLQDWTISPELPQGGDALWRLDADAAGSGVTGDLLAHCIDTAMWLNGGIKDVSAMTETFIKERVHQGTGEKKKVTIDDACVFHCHFDNGSLGLFEATRYARGHKALYTFEINGEHASIRWDLHDLTRLEYFDHNDEGQVRGWRSIHVTDGDHPYMDRWWIPGTSIGYEHSFIHQVADFFHSLETGEACHPTFRDAFETQKVCEAVINSANERAWKDTGVDWIEKV is encoded by the coding sequence ATGAAAGAAAAAAAACATATAAGAATAGGTCTCATCGGTACAGGATTGATGGGCCGAATACATACCAATGGTTACAAAAGAGTGCCTGATTTTTTTCCGGAGTACGAATATGTTCCGGTGTTGCAGGCATGCTGCTCCAGAAGAGCCGATAAAGCGCAGGCTTTCGCAGATCAGTGGGGCTACAAATCTGTGGAGACAGATTGGAGAGAACTACTGAAAAGAGACGACATAGATGCAGTGGATATCTGTACTCCAAACGATACTCATTCGGAAATTGCGATAGCAGCTGCTGAAGCGGGTAAAATGATTCTATGTGAAAAGCCTTTGGCAAGAACAGTTGCGGAAGCTGAAGGTATGGTGAAGGCAGTGGAAAAAGCAGGAGTAAAAAATACTGTTTGGTATAATTACAGAAGAGTGCCCGCAGTGACTTTGGCGAAGCAAATCGTAACTTCGGGGAAGCTGGGCAAGATTTTTCATTACCGTGCAAATTTTCTCCAGGATTGGACAATTAGTCCGGAATTGCCTCAAGGAGGTGATGCACTGTGGAGGCTGGATGCTGATGCTGCAGGCTCAGGTGTGACCGGAGATTTGCTGGCGCATTGTATCGATACCGCTATGTGGCTGAACGGTGGCATCAAAGATGTCTCGGCCATGACGGAGACATTTATCAAAGAGCGCGTTCATCAGGGCACAGGTGAAAAGAAAAAAGTAACTATCGACGATGCCTGTGTATTCCATTGCCACTTTGATAACGGCTCTTTGGGCTTATTTGAAGCGACTCGATACGCAAGAGGGCATAAGGCACTTTATACCTTTGAGATCAATGGAGAGCATGCTTCGATTCGCTGGGATTTACATGATTTGACACGTCTGGAGTACTTCGATCACAATGATGAAGGTCAAGTCCGCGGCTGGAGATCTATTCACGTGACAGACGGGGATCATCCGTATATGGACAGATGGTGGATTCCGGGAACTTCCATCGGCTATGAGCATTCCTTCATTCATCAGGTAGCTGATTTCTTCCATAGTTTGGAGACAGGTGAGGCTTGTCATCCTACTTTCAGAGATGCTTTTGAGACTCAGAAAGTTTGTGAAGCTGTAATCAATTCTGCCAATGAGCGTGCTTGGAAAGATACGGGAGTGGATTGGATAGAGAA
- a CDS encoding sugar phosphate isomerase/epimerase, producing MSSNNYPKLHNATWPGIVGKGADSEPVIPFDSLLAMTAAAEVDGVKFDGLDLGLLEPHFTLNDPDETKILAEKLQKHNLVAGSFVAPIWAGSAMGSADQRKTFVEMVRKACEFGKQLNDLGVRHYGVVRIDSAAGVEDWAKDPLGNTKIIADTFREACDVAAGYGEKLAAEGEICWGAMHSWKHMVELLELVDRPNIGFQADMSHTFLYTMGYNAPEHRILPKDADLKDREAVKAALKTVTDALRPWTIDFHVAQNDGSVFGSGSHDKTGRHCQATDPNGVLDITHDAGYWLRDEKGELTKAFKHICWDGCMFPNEVMNNQQTWNDILAALVKVRNAHGW from the coding sequence ATGAGTTCTAATAACTATCCAAAACTACATAATGCCACTTGGCCTGGGATAGTAGGCAAAGGAGCCGATTCTGAGCCTGTAATTCCATTTGATTCCCTTCTGGCGATGACTGCAGCAGCTGAAGTGGACGGAGTGAAATTTGACGGTCTTGATCTAGGCTTGCTTGAGCCCCACTTCACACTCAATGATCCGGATGAGACTAAGATTTTGGCAGAAAAACTTCAGAAACATAACCTTGTAGCAGGTTCTTTTGTTGCTCCGATCTGGGCTGGATCAGCGATGGGCTCCGCGGATCAGCGGAAAACTTTTGTAGAAATGGTTAGAAAGGCATGCGAATTTGGCAAGCAGCTTAATGATCTTGGCGTTCGCCACTATGGCGTAGTCAGGATAGACTCTGCTGCCGGAGTGGAAGACTGGGCAAAAGACCCTTTAGGAAACACAAAAATCATTGCAGATACGTTCCGTGAGGCCTGTGATGTGGCAGCAGGATATGGAGAGAAATTGGCAGCGGAAGGTGAAATCTGCTGGGGAGCCATGCACAGTTGGAAGCATATGGTGGAGTTACTGGAGCTGGTGGATAGGCCGAATATTGGCTTCCAGGCAGATATGTCCCATACCTTTCTTTATACCATGGGGTATAATGCGCCAGAGCATAGAATACTCCCGAAAGACGCAGATCTTAAAGACCGTGAGGCTGTCAAAGCTGCACTGAAAACGGTGACAGATGCGCTTCGCCCTTGGACGATTGACTTCCATGTAGCACAAAATGACGGCTCAGTCTTCGGTTCCGGTTCTCACGATAAGACGGGTAGACACTGCCAAGCGACTGATCCCAACGGAGTCTTGGATATCACGCATGATGCAGGTTATTGGCTTCGGGATGAAAAAGGTGAGCTGACCAAAGCGTTCAAGCATATTTGCTGGGATGGATGCATGTTCCCCAATGAGGTCATGAACAACCAACAAACCTGGAATGATATCCTTGCTGCACTCGTGAAAGTAAGGAATGCCCATGGATGGTAA
- a CDS encoding aldose 1-epimerase family protein, with translation MNLSDPSNWKDKLSNFHQLGGIETSILDNGSGRGTRIAWINTGTGLRFKVVLDRGMDILDAFHNEHSLAWISNAGHVAAQPFSNQGIDWLRTFGGGLLTTCGISSMGPPNEDENGSRGLHGNYSNTPAELISVKQPDIYSGNLDFEIVGVIRETTTFGPSLELKRTISGTIGNTAIRIKDEVSNRGNSPAPHMVLYHVNCGWPLIDEGTRIVWKGEIQPREADATLSSFNKEYKFTRCAGPLDEHTSFGEDVAFIDPKAGENEQVTCGYMNDRLELGLSISFSKKQMPWLINWQHWGKNEYVTALEPATNPPIGQAAARKNGTLILLKPAESRTYEIKLEVLTREAVKEFKM, from the coding sequence ATGAACCTATCAGATCCATCCAATTGGAAAGATAAATTATCCAATTTCCACCAGCTTGGCGGAATAGAAACATCTATACTTGATAATGGCTCAGGTCGCGGTACCCGCATCGCTTGGATTAATACAGGCACCGGACTTCGGTTTAAAGTCGTTTTGGACCGCGGAATGGATATTTTGGATGCATTTCACAATGAGCATAGCTTGGCTTGGATTAGCAATGCAGGTCATGTGGCTGCGCAGCCTTTTTCCAATCAGGGAATAGATTGGCTGCGTACTTTCGGAGGAGGACTGTTGACCACCTGCGGGATTTCTTCGATGGGTCCACCCAATGAGGATGAAAATGGGAGTCGTGGTTTGCATGGGAATTATAGCAATACTCCTGCGGAACTGATTTCTGTCAAGCAGCCTGATATATATTCCGGAAACTTAGATTTTGAAATTGTAGGTGTAATTCGTGAGACAACGACGTTTGGGCCAAGTCTGGAACTGAAAAGAACAATCTCAGGCACTATTGGAAATACTGCTATCCGCATCAAAGACGAGGTGAGCAATCGGGGAAATTCTCCCGCACCGCACATGGTACTCTATCATGTCAATTGTGGTTGGCCGCTAATAGATGAAGGAACGAGAATAGTGTGGAAAGGTGAAATACAGCCAAGGGAAGCTGATGCTACACTTTCATCTTTCAACAAAGAGTACAAATTCACAAGATGTGCAGGGCCATTGGATGAACACACTTCATTTGGAGAAGATGTGGCTTTCATAGACCCAAAAGCGGGAGAGAATGAGCAAGTTACTTGTGGTTATATGAATGACCGACTTGAGCTTGGGCTCAGTATTTCATTTTCCAAAAAACAGATGCCATGGTTAATCAACTGGCAACACTGGGGCAAAAATGAATATGTCACCGCGCTCGAACCGGCTACCAATCCACCGATAGGTCAGGCTGCTGCGCGTAAAAATGGAACTTTGATTTTATTGAAGCCGGCAGAAAGCAGAACTTATGAAATCAAACTGGAAGTTCTCACAAGGGAAGCAGTCAAGGAATTTAAAATGTAA